A genomic window from Chlamydiota bacterium includes:
- a CDS encoding Hsp20/alpha crystallin family protein — protein sequence MKKEKKKDKSDEEVKFPFEFKSGGLFGGLFQGLGNLIELADKIKEEGGVIQKEGEFTVPGQKDMKGVFGFTVRTMAGAGGTTKPVVEAFGNIKKTPKGPVVEEAREPIVDVFEDGDTVQIVSELPGVSENEIHYEVHGDVVSLSTTGKRKYSKEILLKTSVESEGAQMSYKNGMLELKLKKKVK from the coding sequence ATGAAAAAAGAAAAGAAAAAAGATAAGTCAGATGAAGAGGTTAAATTTCCCTTCGAATTTAAATCCGGAGGTCTTTTCGGCGGGTTATTTCAAGGATTGGGGAATTTAATTGAGCTTGCTGACAAGATTAAGGAAGAGGGAGGTGTCATCCAAAAGGAGGGTGAATTTACAGTGCCTGGCCAGAAGGATATGAAGGGGGTGTTTGGCTTCACCGTTCGGACCATGGCAGGGGCCGGTGGAACGACAAAACCCGTAGTTGAGGCCTTTGGCAATATTAAAAAAACCCCAAAAGGGCCTGTGGTGGAAGAGGCCCGAGAGCCTATTGTGGATGTCTTTGAGGATGGTGATACGGTGCAAATTGTTTCTGAGCTGCCGGGGGTAAGCGAGAACGAGATCCACTACGAGGTTCATGGGGATGTGGTGAGTTTGTCCACGACAGGAAAGCGTAAGTACAGCAAAGAGATTTTGCTTAAAACATCGGTGGAATCAGAGGGTGCTCAGATGAGTTACAAAAATGGAATGTTGGAGTTGAAGCTTAAGAAGAAGGTCAAATGA
- the gvpN gene encoding gas vesicle protein GvpN: MQTSEITILQPKAGADFVETPFVKGIQERALHYLNAGFPVHFRGISGTGKTTSALRVAELLERPVIMVHGDEQLTTNELVGAQTGYHVRKLRDNFIASVLKVEEDSSKRWVDNRLTVAVENGYTLIYDEFTRSRPEANNVLLSVLQEGILDLPGGGRDDGESCIKVHPNFRAIFTSNPEEYAGVHRSQDALRDRMVTLDLEPFDEETECAITARRSGLPKEVALKIVKIVRYLREHGQYEFAPTIRGCIMIAKTVQDYRKGISLDPNDPIFKQICLDVLCSETSRIGSKTTSAKVKEVVEEAIHQFGSNGKKQKGK, encoded by the coding sequence ATGCAAACCAGTGAGATTACAATTTTGCAACCGAAGGCGGGGGCGGATTTTGTGGAGACGCCCTTCGTTAAAGGGATTCAAGAGAGGGCCCTTCACTATTTGAATGCAGGTTTCCCTGTCCATTTTAGAGGAATTTCGGGGACGGGGAAAACAACGTCGGCCCTGCGTGTTGCCGAGCTTTTAGAAAGGCCAGTGATTATGGTCCATGGGGATGAACAATTGACCACGAACGAGCTGGTGGGTGCCCAGACGGGTTATCATGTGAGAAAGCTTCGAGATAATTTTATCGCTTCTGTCTTGAAGGTTGAAGAGGATTCTTCCAAGCGATGGGTGGATAACCGTCTGACGGTCGCTGTAGAAAATGGTTATACGTTGATTTATGATGAATTTACCCGTTCAAGACCTGAGGCCAATAATGTTCTTCTTTCGGTGCTTCAGGAGGGAATTTTGGATCTTCCAGGAGGGGGTAGAGACGATGGAGAGAGTTGCATTAAGGTTCATCCAAATTTTCGGGCCATTTTTACTTCTAATCCGGAGGAATACGCGGGCGTTCACCGCTCTCAAGATGCGCTCCGGGACCGGATGGTTACATTGGATCTGGAGCCCTTCGATGAAGAGACGGAATGCGCGATTACGGCAAGAAGATCAGGACTTCCCAAGGAAGTTGCCTTAAAGATTGTAAAGATCGTGCGGTATTTAAGGGAGCATGGCCAGTATGAATTCGCACCCACCATTCGAGGCTGTATCATGATCGCCAAAACCGTTCAGGATTATAGGAAGGGGATTTCTCTTGATCCGAACGATCCTATTTTTAAGCAGATTTGTTTGGATGTTCTTTGTTCAGAGACTTCAAGAATCGGAAGCAAGACAACTTCGGCCAAGGTCAAAGAAGTGGTGGAGGAGGCGATTCATCAGTTTGGTTCAAACGGGAAAAAACAGAAAGGAAAATAA
- the gvpA gene encoding gas vesicle structural protein GvpA → MAVQKSMASSSLAEVVDRILDKGIVIDAWARISLVGIEFLSVEARVVCAGVETYLKYAEAIGLTQTAAQPA, encoded by the coding sequence ATGGCAGTTCAAAAGTCAATGGCGAGTTCTTCATTAGCAGAGGTTGTCGATCGTATTCTGGATAAGGGAATCGTGATCGATGCGTGGGCCAGGATCTCATTGGTAGGAATTGAGTTCTTGAGCGTGGAAGCCCGCGTCGTATGCGCAGGTGTTGAGACGTATCTCAAGTATGCTGAAGCGATTGGTCTTACACAGACGGCGGCTCAGCCTGCATAA
- a CDS encoding nucleotidyl transferase AbiEii/AbiGii toxin family protein: YVLSYDNKVLGAQNIKVEINRREFGSRYEVKAYLGISMKVMTREDMAAHKLVAMVERMGKTNRDIYDTWHFLEKNWPINKAIVETRAGMSFKNFLQKCIDLLEKLGERHILSGMGELLDEKQKVWAKANLRKDTIFLLKVMWEGQ; the protein is encoded by the coding sequence TTTATGTCCTTTCCTATGATAATAAAGTCCTGGGTGCTCAGAATATCAAGGTGGAAATCAACCGAAGGGAATTCGGATCAAGGTATGAAGTGAAGGCCTATCTGGGTATTTCCATGAAGGTTATGACACGGGAGGACATGGCGGCGCACAAGCTGGTGGCGATGGTTGAACGAATGGGTAAAACGAATCGTGACATTTATGACACTTGGCATTTTTTGGAGAAAAATTGGCCCATCAACAAAGCGATTGTCGAAACCAGAGCCGGTATGTCATTCAAGAATTTTTTGCAGAAATGTATCGACCTTTTGGAAAAATTGGGGGAAAGGCACATCCTCTCCGGCATGGGTGAACTGCTGGATGAAAAACAGAAGGTGTGGGCTAAAGCCAATTTGAGAAAAGATACGATCTTTCTGCTTAAAGTCATGTGGGAGGGTCAATAA